Genomic window (Phaeodactylum tricornutum CCAP 1055/1 chromosome 3, complete sequence):
CTACATCTCGGTCAACTTCAAAGTCTTTGAAGTTTGCCACAGTCCGTGTGCAGCTCCGTAAATGCCTTAGCTTGATCCCGTGGTGTTTTTCAGACTGAGGATCAACCATAGTTCTGGAGCATCGGATCACCGTCTGCACGGCCATCAACTCACAGTAAGGGTGTATCGACATTCGGAAGCCCAGAAGGCCACGTACCGTCTATACGACGTGAGAAAAGAGTATAACTTCGGGTGAGAAAGCTGCGGAAGCAGGCTATCTTCGAATTGCCTCCAAATTCAGACCAGTGAGACAGAAACTGACTTTTGTGTATAAGACTTATCAATTGTTTTCATTTCAAATCATTCTGGGCGAAGAAAGAATATTTAAGAGGGAAAACGCCAGGAAATGGAAATTCGAACTACTATTGTGGCACTGGATTCCTACTTAAAGACCTTTCTCAACGGAGGAAATCTTACCAGAAAGAGGGATTCAATCAGCGtggcttcgtcttcttggaagatcGAAAACCTTACCAGCCGTGGCTTTTCATACCAATTCTTTGCGACAAACGAGAATTCATTCTCGGTCATAAACCTTGACGCCTATCATTCAGGAAAAGCGTCTCGCACGTATACACTCACAACGCAGCCCCATGCAACTTCACCATGCCCTACTACCCATACACTACGATTGCCTCGCAGCAAACACACCATCCGTCACAAAGCGGGCGGCTAGCGAGACAAGACTTTCTACGCCAACGTGCACAAGCGGCGGCGAGAGCCGCGACAGCATCGAAAAACAGTCAACCCAATCAACAACCAGCGGAGCTTTCGGAGAATAAGTGCAAGTCTTCGTCTCACTGTCGATATACCGGGTGTCTTCGCTCGTGATTTGGAAGTGGCCATCAATCACGGAGTTCTAACAATCCAGGGGGTTCGCAAAACCATGTCGGTCGATGGCACGGTTTGTATCAAGAAACACAAGTTCTCACGACGCTACGCTATCGATACGAACGTAGTGGATGTTGCGCGAGTCGACGCAAACTTGTCGCATGGTGTCTTGGCGATCCGTGCGCCAAAGAAGTCTGGATCCCAGCACGTTCGAATTGATGAGGCGGACGAACAGACTCGCAACACCACCGGGAATCTTTCGTCGAGGGAGATCAACGTCACTACCAGCAACCACGAACTAATGTCCAATCTCACCCCCGTGGATACCGCTAGATTGGCTGCTTCACAAGTACCCTTGGCAGTACAGCAAGGATCTGAAGTAAATGCCCTTCCCGCAGATCCTACCACGATTCCAAACGGAAAAGACTCGGACAGTTCCAGTCATGGAGAAGTGAGCTCCGATTCGTGCTCCCAGAGAGAGGATGGTCAATCATAGAGCAGCAGGATCACTAAATTTAGCATTTATTCCTTTTCAGTAGCAATTTTTTACTATCAACTCCTTTGCTAGCAACAATTTACGGCCATATGCCTTGTGCGCTGTTTAGCTGCGAGTACGGGTTCACTTCATATATGTATAGCAGCTGGTTCATGCAATCCTGGTGCTAGAGGGAAGGAGACAGCTGCACTGCTGACTTTACCGATTCGATCTTCTCCCAATTCCAGGTGCAGTCCCTATATATAAGCATTGTGTGGCCGAAAATAGTCAGAAATGTTGCGTAAAAGCTAAATTCTGAAACTTATCTATTGGTAAAAACTATCACGTTTGCTACTTCTTCCCGGGAGACAAAAAATTCTCGAGATCTTCGAGCTCCGCATCATCAACATCCAGATCCAGCAAGTCTCCATCAATGTCGTCTAGACCGTCTGTACCGCTTAACAATGCGTCCATGTCCATGTCGTCATCGATATTCAAAAGATCGTCGACATCATCATTACCATCCTCGTTCGAAGCCGCTATGTCAGCCGCGGGCGCCTGATCCTTCTTTGCCACCGTATCCACCGATATCGATGGAGCTTCGGAAGACGTCGATGCAAAAGCAGTCCCGGAGGGCTTAGCAAGCTCGTTTCCGCCAACCGACGATGATACGCTCGGGACCATGGATGATGTCTCCGACGCGTAGCCACCGCTggactcttcttcaaaaACGATTTCTTCCGTACCACGTTCGTCCTCGTTGTCAGCGGGCTCGTCCAAAGCACCCATGAGTGCTTCCATCAGTGAATCTTTCTTCGGGGGCAACGCGACTATGGTAGGTTTGGGAGTACTCGCTCCGGAAGCGGGCTTTGAGGTCGCTAATTCATTCTCTGGCGTCGGCAAAAAGTCGAATTCGCTACCAATTGAAAAGCTCTCCAATGAGGACAGCTTGGCTGGACCCTTGTCCGGCTTTTTGTCATCTTCTTTTCGCGATTTCTTCTTACCAAACTCCCGACGTCGACCCACAGTGGATCCCCACAAATGATTTTGTGGTTCGTCTTGGTGTGATTCTTCGTGGTGCTCCTTCTGTCTAGCGGCAATAACGTCCCAGAAGCGAGAATCCCGACTCAGCATGGTATCGTACACCGACGCCGAGACCTTGGTGGCACCACCAGCCAAATCCGCGGCTGCTGCATTTGCGCCAGTCTCAACAGCAGGGTGATCATCCGAGGCGACAGTCCCCTTGTGCATCATGTcctgttcttgttgttccaaGACCTGTGAGGCTTGTTCTGCGTCAACCGTTTCAAAGATAATGTCCAAAAAGAAATCGTCAGGAAAGCGGTGATCGCTACAGGCTCCATCCAACTGGGCTTTCGTAAGTCGCATAACGTTGGGAGGGACGTATCCAGTGTGGAAAGCGGCCCGAAACATGCTGACCCGTTGCCGTGACGCCGTTAAGTGGCGACAACGGATGAGAATATCACCCTGTACGATCTGGTTGACGTGGAAAGAAATGCTCCCATCCGCCACCTGACAAAAAGGCAGTTCATCGGACGCTTGTTGAAAGTGGAGGCTGGCGGGTGCCGTGTGCAATAGTTGTCCGGCTTTGAATAGCTGAAGGTACGGGGCACAGCCCATGCGGAGCACTTCCGGATCCTTTTCCGCTGTTTTCTTgttattgtcgtcgtccggacGTAGCGGTCCCTTGGCGTACTTGGGCGCTTCGCTGAGAATAATCCGCGTGAGCATTAACGGTGGTTGCGAGGGCCGCACCCCATCAAGCATGTTTTTAAAGTACGATGCGTAGCGACGCTGTGACGGAATGGTGAGTTCGTCCGGAGTAATTTGTTTGCATCGCGCAATGTATTCGAGCGTATCGTATATGTTGGTAAAACCCGCCTGTCCCATCCAACACAGAAATGCCGCGAGCACGGTACTGGTGCGGCCTTTGCCAGTCAAGCAATGTACGACGGCCACGTTCCGATCGTCGGCCTTCAACCAGGCTTCCATGGAAACGAGTAGTTTCAAAAGCAACCCGAGTGGTGGACTCGGCGAACcaggaaacgaaaaagtcaAGACCTGTTCATCTAAAATCCCACAATCATATTCCACTTCACTCAAATTCCACACCATGTAGCGACCATTGTGACGACGCGTGAGCATGTGTCCGATGGCAGCAAGTTTGCGTTCACCCGTGATCTCCCCATCGACGGCACTCGACATTGCGGGGTGACTCATGGTAATAATACGGTCCGTAATATAAACGACTTCGGCGTCCTTCAAGGCAGCAACGTCGAGAGGCAGGGACGGATCTCGTTTGTAGTACAGGACACGGGCTTTGTTGAGTCGCTCCTGTAGTTTCGTTTGCTGTGTTTTGACGGCTTCTTCGGCTTTATTGATCGACGCCTTGGTTTGCTGAACGACGGACGTCCAGCCCGCTTGCAAATGCTTCAAAACGTGTTCCTTCTGGTCCGTGCTGGAGTTTTTTgtgctgttgctgttacTGCTGCCGATTTCGTTCGATTCGTCGCCGTAGCGTCCCGTGACTTTAGGTGAAGTTGTCGCTTCTTCGGCCGCCATTCGAGTACTCTCGTTCGCAGCACCCTGGGGATTCTTGGAGGGCCCCGCCTGCGATGCTGCCTTGGTTAACGCATCACCCGTCTTTTCGAACGCTTGCGTGAGAGATGCCTTGGCGGTTTCCCCCCAAGTGCTCCACATGGTCACTGAAATTCGGTACAAGGAATGACTCGGCGACAACGATTACGACAATCCAGAGATTCGAGCTCGATACCGCAACGGGAGACAGCCTTGTTCCGTCAATGCGAACGAAGGAAGGTCTCACAGTAAATCCAGGTTCTCTTGTAGGCATCAACGTCGCAGGTCGCGGTCCTTTCTGTTTCTGATTCGCTATGAACGTGCCTACCGTAATTACTTTCCGTTTTTGCGTGTAAGGGGCAATTCGCTCATTCGTATTCCTACGTAGGCTATTTCTACACCAAACGAATCGTGTTTCCAAAGTGCTATATTGATTTCCGGGTGTTTCGCGGAAATACATGCCGTGTCGATGCTGGAGTAGGGCCGGCCGTTGTTTCAAAATGCCAGGGACCAGGATTTTGGTAACCCCCGCCAGGGTCTCACTATCTGTTAGGCCGAGATTCGAACGAACGAGAACTATGTCGTCTCGGCTGGACTACCACATTTGTCTAACAGACACGCAAAACTCCACAAGCCACCTCAGCTTGCCTTCACAAACACAAGTATAGAAATACCAAGCTTGTTTGCTAGCAAGCTTCCCAACCCACCATTTAGGAATCTCTCGTGTgacgttcactgtcagctaTGATTAACCGCACTCACTCGCTTGACGCTTTCGGCGACCCTCTTTTGGGTCAATTCGGCCGTGTGGGCCTTGTACTCGTCAAAATCTCCGCGAAACCGCGTTGCTTGTCCCCCGTGTACGACCCATAATTCGGAGCACGTATTCGAAACAAAGTATTGGTCGTGAGAAACCACTAGAATTCCGCCTTTGaagtcttggattgcttCCACTAGGGCGTCCACGGCTTCCATGGACAAGTGATTGGAGCCTTCGTCAATCACCAAAACGTGAGGCTTTTTGTACGCCAGCGCAGCGAACGCCACGCGGGACTTTTGGCCGCCAGACAACAGAGCCATGGGTTTTAATGCATCGTTGCCTTGAATCTGGAATTTGCCCAAAAAGGATCGCATCTCTTGGTCCTCGGCATCTTCAAACATATTCAGTAAGTTCTCCAAAGCCGATTGCTTTAGATCAAAATTATCGCTCGAGTGCTGAGTAAAGTGGCCAATCCGCAAACCACTGTTGATGGACACCGATCCTTTCATTGGTTGGAGTTTGCCCATAATGAGGTTCAACAAGGTCGTTTTGCCTTGGCCGTTGGCCCCCAAAATAGCAATTTTGGACGTCAGTGTGATACCAAAATTGACCTTTTGGAGTAAATATTCGCTTTCCGGTTTCTCGTCGGGTTTATAATCAAAGGTAACATCGTTTACGGCAATAATTGGTGGTCCCAGTGGTTCGCTATTCGGAATGGCAAAACGCCACACCGGATCTACCTGGATAGCCTCGGGTGCTTCAGCGTCCATTTTCTCCACCGTTTTGATACGCGACTGGACCATGGTCGCCCGCTTGGCGTTGGCCCGAAACTTTTCAATAAACTCCATCATGTGCTCACGTTTGGTTTGGTAGGCCTGGTACACCCGCATGGCGTTTCGAACGTGTTCGTCCCGTAATTTGACGTAGTTGTCGAAATTTCCACGATAGTATGTCAGCCGTTTGTGTTTGAATTCCATAATGTCCGTACATACTTCGTTTAAAAAGCCGCGATCGTGCGAGACCACAATCAACGTGTGTCGGTAATTGACCAGGTAGGATTCGAGCCAGAGGACGGCTTCCAGATCCAGATGGTTCGTCGGTTCATCGAGTAGACAAACATCAGGCTCAATGAACAAGGCCGCGGCCAACGCGACGCGCATTTTCCATCCTCCCGAAAGCGAGGCGACGGGAGCGTGCTGCATAGCAATGGTGAACTGCAATCCACTCAGGATCATGGCGGCGCGGGCTTCGGCCGTTTCGGACCCCAAAATTTGGAGCCGAGCGTAGACGTGATCCAGTAATTTGAGATCAGCCCGTAAACTGGCCATATCCTCGGCGGATGCCTTTTCCATCAGCTTTTCACGCTTTTGTTGAAGCGTCAAGGACGCATCGTCGGCCCCATCCGCCTGTTCAAGTTTGGTGAGGAGAATCTTCTCCTGCTCCATGAGCAAATTGCGCTCCACATCCGCTTGGAGGACGGCTTGCATGACCGTAAGTTGGGCGCCCAAATGAGCCGGGACTTCTTGCCGGACGTGCAAGACTCGTAAATGCGTAGGAAATCCGTCCATACCTTTGGCAATGGCTTTGAGGAGGGTCGACTTACCGACCCCGTTTTCTCCAATTAGACCGTACCGCCGTTGGTAGGCAAACTTGAGCTCGCCGTGATCCAGCAAGACGGTACCGTTGTCCAGCGACACCATGACGTCCCGTACCAGTACGTCCTTTTTCTTATCCACGCCTTCGTTGGCGAGTGTCTGAAAAATATTCTGATTCATGGTAACCAATCCTTgttcatcgtcgtcgtcgtttccGTAACGGTTGGTTTCGGCCAGAACTTTTCGTTCCGTTTCCGCTTCTTGCTTTCGAGTTTTGCGTCGTTCCTTGGCGGAGGAATTCTGCGCGTGGGCTTCCACCAGTGTATTGGCCATGGGTTTGACACCCCCTTCCGTCCCCCAGAGATACCGCGAAGCTTCCACTTCAGCAGCAGTTTGTTGATCGAATTCGGACATACTAACGATTCCTTGTGTGAGTTTGCGGGTAGTGGTGGCG
Coding sequences:
- a CDS encoding predicted protein; the encoded protein is MPYYPYTTIASQQTHHPSQSGRLARQDFLRQLNPINNQRSFRRISASLRLTVDIPGVFARDLEVAINHGVLTIQGVRKTMSVDGTVCIKKHKFSRRYAIDTNVVDVARVDANLSHGVLAIRAPKKSGSQHVRIDEADEQTRNTTGNLSSREINVTTSNHELMSNLTPVDTARLAASQVPLAVQQGSEVNALPADPTTIPNGKDSDSSSHGEVSSDSCSQREDGQS
- a CDS encoding predicted protein, producing MVSLDNGTVLLDHGELKFAYQRRYGLIGENGVGKSTLLKAIAKGMDGFPTHLRVLHVRQEVPAHLGAQLTVMQAVLQADVERNLLMEQEKILLTKLEQADGADDALRADLKLLDHVYARLQILGSETAEARAAMILSGLQFTIAMQHAPVASLSGGWKMRVALAAALFIEPDVCLLDEPTNHLDLEAVLWLESYLVNYRHTLIVVSHDRGFLNEVCTDIMEFKHKRLTYYRGNFDNYVKLRDEHVRNAMRVYQAYQTKREHMMEFIEKFRANAKRATMVQSRIKTVEKMDAEAPEAIQVDPVWRFAIPNSEPLGPPIIAVNDVTFDYKPDEKPESEYLLQKVNFGITLTSKIAILGANGQGKTTLLNLIMGKLQPMKGSVSINSGLRIGHFTQHSSDNFDLKQSALENLLNMFEDAEDQEMRSFLGKFQIQGNDALKPMALLSGGQKSRVAFAALAYKKPHVLVIDEGSNHLSMEAVDALVEAIQDFKGGILVVSHDQYFVSNTCSELWVVHGGQATRFRGDFDEYK